From the genome of Ignavibacteriales bacterium, one region includes:
- a CDS encoding cation diffusion facilitator family transporter, whose product MPKRLKRATDVALAINIFLFIIKAIVGILSNSIAVISEALNSFTDILVSIGIKIAVNMSHEKPDSKHQFGHNAAQPIAAFMLSVFAFVVGINIIEESIKRLIEPQVIHTIPAVYVVLIITVIIKILLNRYQVRIGRIFNSPAVRAASVDSINDVLASSIALIGVIGVALNFKMVDSIAGIMVAMFIFKSGYEVAKENLDYLMGRSANREFTEKIKNLTLQINGVKGINDLRSHYVGDKFHIEIHVEVDKNSSTKISHDIGNEVRYTLEKIEEVQKVFVHVDPV is encoded by the coding sequence ATGCCAAAAAGACTTAAGAGGGCAACTGATGTTGCCCTTGCTATAAATATCTTTCTCTTCATAATCAAAGCAATCGTTGGTATTCTATCTAATTCCATCGCAGTTATTTCCGAGGCATTAAATTCATTTACGGATATTCTGGTTTCAATTGGAATTAAGATTGCGGTAAATATGTCGCATGAAAAGCCGGATTCAAAACATCAGTTCGGTCATAACGCAGCCCAGCCGATTGCGGCTTTTATGCTTTCTGTCTTCGCGTTTGTTGTCGGAATCAATATTATTGAAGAATCGATAAAACGCTTAATTGAACCGCAGGTGATTCATACAATTCCCGCTGTATATGTTGTTCTGATAATTACGGTCATCATAAAAATTTTATTGAACCGTTATCAAGTTCGTATTGGAAGGATATTTAACAGTCCAGCGGTACGCGCAGCATCCGTTGATAGCATCAATGATGTTCTTGCATCTTCTATTGCATTGATTGGTGTAATTGGCGTGGCTTTAAATTTTAAAATGGTAGACAGCATTGCAGGCATAATGGTAGCGATGTTTATCTTCAAATCCGGGTACGAGGTAGCTAAAGAAAATCTTGATTACCTTATGGGCCGTTCCGCCAATAGAGAATTTACAGAGAAAATAAAAAATCTAACTCTTCAAATAAACGGAGTGAAAGGGATTAATGATCTTCGCTCTCATTATGTGGGAGACAAATTCCACATCGAAATTCATGTTGAAGTAGATAAAAACAGTTCAACTAAAATTTCTCACGATATTGGAAATGAAGTAAGATATACGCTTGAAAAAATTGAAGAGGTTCAGAAAGTTTTTGTACACGTGGACCCGGTTTAA
- the pepT gene encoding peptidase T — protein sequence MFDSNYKFTCVDRFLKYVKFDTQSNEDSTTFPSDPKQIELSKVLVKELKQIGMKNVEMDEFKYVMATLPSNTSKNVPTIGFIAHVDTSPAVSGKDVNPVIHKNYQGGDIVLTGDPTKIIDAAGNPELKDMIGYDIITTDGTTLLGADDKAGIAEIMDAMNYLITHPEIKHGTIRVCFTPDEEVGRGTEEFDLKKYGAKYAYTIDGSTRGEVETETFSADAVVIKFNGKNVHPGYAKDKMINAVKIAARFLEMLPKDSLSPETTEKRQGYVHPTQINGNETQAVIKFIIRDFEAGKLKEYESFLKDLCQKTVAQFPGSTLDFEVIEQYRNMKYVLDQNPMVEENALEALKRLGIKPIQSAIRGGTDGSRLSIMGLPTPNLFAGGHNFHGFLEYVAVQDMEAAVKMIVTLANVWEEKA from the coding sequence ATGTTTGACTCTAACTACAAATTTACTTGTGTTGACCGTTTTCTGAAATACGTAAAATTTGATACTCAATCGAACGAAGACTCAACAACTTTTCCTAGTGATCCAAAACAGATTGAACTTAGCAAAGTTCTGGTTAAAGAATTGAAACAGATCGGAATGAAAAATGTTGAAATGGATGAATTCAAATATGTTATGGCTACATTACCTTCTAACACTTCTAAAAACGTTCCTACCATCGGTTTTATAGCCCATGTTGATACATCACCTGCAGTAAGCGGGAAAGATGTTAACCCGGTCATTCACAAAAATTATCAAGGCGGAGATATTGTTCTAACCGGAGATCCAACTAAAATTATTGATGCGGCAGGCAATCCTGAATTAAAAGATATGATTGGATACGATATAATAACAACTGATGGTACAACGCTGCTTGGTGCAGATGATAAAGCCGGTATAGCTGAAATTATGGATGCGATGAATTATCTCATCACTCATCCAGAAATAAAACATGGAACAATTCGCGTCTGTTTTACTCCCGACGAAGAAGTGGGACGCGGCACGGAAGAATTTGATCTTAAAAAATATGGCGCAAAATACGCTTACACAATTGATGGTTCAACTCGCGGTGAAGTAGAAACAGAAACATTCAGCGCCGATGCTGTTGTAATTAAGTTTAACGGTAAGAATGTTCATCCGGGTTATGCAAAAGATAAAATGATTAATGCTGTCAAAATTGCCGCACGGTTTTTAGAAATGCTTCCTAAAGATTCTCTTTCACCTGAAACAACAGAGAAACGGCAAGGTTATGTTCATCCAACTCAAATCAATGGTAACGAAACTCAGGCAGTAATAAAATTCATCATTCGAGACTTTGAAGCTGGTAAATTAAAGGAGTATGAAAGTTTTTTAAAAGATCTTTGCCAAAAAACAGTTGCACAATTCCCAGGTTCAACTCTGGACTTTGAAGTGATTGAACAATACCGGAATATGAAATATGTGTTGGATCAGAATCCAATGGTTGAAGAAAACGCACTTGAAGCATTGAAGCGTCTTGGTATAAAACCAATTCAATCAGCAATTCGCGGCGGAACGGATGGTTCACGTTTGAGCATTATGGGCTTACCAACTCCAAATTTGTTTGCAGGCGGTCATAACTTTCACGGATTCTTAGAATATGTTGCCGTTCAAGATATGGAAGCTGCTGTCAAAATGATTGTAACACTTGCAAATGTGTGGGAAGAAAAAGCGTAA
- a CDS encoding thymidine phosphorylase, producing the protein MNPVELIRKKRDGKILSDLEIEFLVSNLTNGKIPDYQFSAFLMAGFLNGLNEKETAALTKSMLYSGKVIDLSSIPGVKVDKHSTGGIGDKTSLILAPIAAAAGIKVPMISGRGLGHTGGTLDKLESIPGFRTNLNLSEYKNVIRKCGVVLIGQTKEIAPADKLIYALRDVTATVESIPFITASIMSKKLAEGIDGLVLDVKTGSGAFMKRLEDSKELALSLINTAKAFDKKVIGFITDMNQPLGNYIGNWLEIYESVKVLQGEKVNDLLEITLNLSGAMIFLGGKAKSIKEGIEISKTMIDNGKAFEIFLKMVQLQGGNISLLKQPEKYPKSKIHEKLFADKNGFLESTDNYEIGMASLKLGAGRMAMTDKIDMKAGIIFYPKIGDRIKKGELIAELFTDKKEKVDEVKKKLLTSIKLSNTKPAPVKFIKSLMT; encoded by the coding sequence ATGAATCCAGTTGAATTAATTAGAAAAAAACGAGATGGAAAAATATTAAGCGATTTAGAAATTGAATTTCTTGTTTCAAACCTGACAAATGGAAAGATACCGGATTATCAGTTCTCCGCATTTTTAATGGCCGGATTTCTAAATGGTCTTAATGAAAAAGAGACCGCGGCTTTAACTAAATCAATGCTTTACAGCGGAAAGGTAATTGATCTTTCTTCCATACCCGGTGTAAAAGTTGATAAACATTCAACCGGCGGTATTGGTGATAAGACTTCATTGATACTTGCACCGATTGCTGCAGCGGCCGGAATAAAAGTGCCGATGATAAGCGGTCGCGGACTTGGACACACGGGCGGAACACTTGATAAACTCGAATCAATCCCTGGATTCAGAACCAATCTTAATTTAAGTGAATACAAAAACGTAATTAGAAAATGCGGGGTTGTATTAATTGGGCAGACTAAAGAAATCGCTCCAGCAGACAAATTGATTTACGCATTACGGGATGTTACTGCTACGGTTGAATCAATTCCGTTTATCACCGCAAGCATTATGAGCAAAAAATTAGCGGAAGGAATTGACGGACTTGTTCTAGATGTTAAAACCGGAAGCGGTGCATTTATGAAAAGACTGGAAGATTCAAAAGAACTTGCACTTTCGCTCATCAACACCGCAAAGGCTTTTGATAAAAAAGTCATCGGTTTTATTACGGACATGAATCAGCCGCTTGGAAATTATATTGGCAACTGGCTTGAAATTTATGAATCTGTAAAAGTTTTGCAAGGTGAAAAAGTTAACGATTTACTTGAAATAACTTTGAATCTCTCCGGCGCTATGATTTTTCTTGGAGGAAAAGCTAAATCCATCAAAGAAGGTATTGAGATTTCAAAAACAATGATTGATAATGGTAAGGCATTCGAAATATTTTTAAAAATGGTTCAGCTTCAAGGCGGAAATATCTCATTATTGAAACAACCTGAGAAATATCCGAAATCTAAAATTCACGAAAAACTTTTTGCAGATAAAAATGGATTTCTTGAATCGACAGATAATTATGAAATCGGAATGGCCTCGCTGAAACTTGGCGCCGGAAGAATGGCTATGACAGATAAAATTGATATGAAAGCGGGAATTATTTTCTATCCAAAAATTGGAGATCGAATTAAAAAAGGAGAACTAATTGCAGAACTTTTTACAGATAAAAAAGAGAAAGTTGACGAGGTTAAGAAAAAATTACTCACATCAATAAAATTATCAAACACTAAACCGGCACCGGTAAAGTTTATAAAATCTTTAATGACTTGA
- a CDS encoding PAS domain S-box protein — MNFLLEKLFKNERFLRQFNALFSLKKWQLLIGTLIAAELFTFLLNSIQSIIWWHFWSFELILIGTIDALFIVALLAPLVITLAGQTAKYAEYKRKAEEEAKAQAVLSEGEKKFRSYLENSVDVITVVDEKGYIIYESPSSKKNFGYEPAEVIGRSAIDFIHPDDVNIVIDTFTQAIQKPYSTKSIELRFLKKNGEWANVRVSGKNMISDPIIKGIVLNIFDITERVKIETQLKKTIVEKDMLMKEIHHRVKNNFMTVSGLLFLQSELVNEPKVTEIFLECQNRIRSMALIHEKLYQSETISEIDIYSYVQRLVSYIQSSYITGSAYVSINLEIDHTIRLEPEKAISMGLIINELLSNIFKYAFKNKESGMVWIALSKKANQYCLIVKDNGVGLPKEFNISGSNTLGFKLVEMMSMQMNGKLNILVNNGSEFRIEFPA, encoded by the coding sequence GTGAACTTTTTACTCGAAAAATTATTCAAAAATGAAAGATTTTTAAGACAATTTAACGCTCTCTTTTCTTTAAAAAAATGGCAATTGTTAATCGGAACGTTGATCGCTGCCGAGCTTTTTACATTTCTGCTTAATAGCATCCAAAGTATTATCTGGTGGCATTTCTGGTCTTTTGAATTAATCCTTATTGGAACCATTGACGCACTATTTATAGTTGCCCTTCTTGCTCCTCTGGTAATTACACTTGCCGGTCAAACGGCTAAATATGCTGAGTATAAAAGAAAAGCCGAAGAGGAAGCAAAAGCACAGGCAGTATTAAGCGAAGGTGAGAAAAAATTCAGATCATACCTTGAAAATTCCGTTGATGTAATAACTGTAGTGGACGAGAAAGGCTATATAATTTACGAAAGCCCCTCGAGCAAAAAAAACTTTGGGTATGAACCAGCAGAAGTGATTGGAAGAAGTGCAATTGATTTCATTCATCCCGATGATGTAAATATAGTTATTGACACCTTTACTCAGGCAATTCAGAAACCATACTCAACAAAATCAATCGAATTACGGTTCTTAAAAAAGAACGGTGAATGGGCAAACGTACGCGTCTCAGGTAAGAATATGATATCAGACCCGATCATAAAGGGTATTGTTCTAAACATTTTTGATATTACAGAAAGAGTTAAAATCGAAACTCAGCTGAAAAAAACCATTGTCGAAAAAGATATGCTTATGAAGGAGATCCATCATAGAGTTAAAAATAATTTTATGACTGTTTCCGGTTTGCTCTTTCTTCAATCTGAACTTGTTAATGAACCTAAAGTCACCGAAATCTTTTTAGAATGCCAGAACAGAATTCGTTCGATGGCTTTAATCCATGAAAAATTATATCAGTCGGAAACTATTTCTGAAATTGATATTTACAGCTACGTACAAAGATTGGTAAGTTATATTCAATCCAGCTATATAACCGGATCAGCTTATGTTTCGATAAACTTAGAAATAGATCACACCATTAGACTTGAACCGGAAAAAGCAATTTCGATGGGGTTAATTATTAACGAACTTCTTTCAAATATTTTTAAATATGCTTTCAAGAACAAAGAAAGCGGAATGGTATGGATAGCTTTATCTAAAAAAGCCAATCAATATTGTCTAATCGTAAAGGATAACGGTGTTGGTTTACCCAAAGAATTTAATATCTCCGGCTCAAATACGTTAGGGTTCAAATTAGTTGAAATGATGTCTATGCAGATGAATGGCAAATTGAACATATTGGTTAATAATGGTTCGGAATTTAGAATTGAATTTCCAGCTTAA
- a CDS encoding prohibitin family protein, whose amino-acid sequence MNWINILSTFFLFFFLTSPSKTDSVSELIKMGKGGDMLFILAFILLAVSVLIYINSKKSGRIQESKFSLIGVTIGSLLVLVQIFTVVPAGTVGVVDFLGSVSNTTLKSGINLVNPLANVIKFSIKTQELKETMNVPSKEGLSVQLEISLLYSLDPENASKIYKTVGENYEEIIIVPQFRSVVRGVTSEYEAKALYTESREQLSMKMKDQLEKLIGPRGITIESAPMRQIILPAGLTASIEQKLQAEQASQQMQFVLKKEEQEADRKRIEAKGIADFQEIVARGISQNYLQWKGIEATEKLSNSTNAKIVIIGSGKNGLPIILNQ is encoded by the coding sequence ATGAATTGGATCAATATTCTATCCACATTTTTCCTTTTCTTTTTCTTAACTTCACCGTCAAAGACAGATAGTGTTAGCGAATTAATTAAAATGGGAAAAGGAGGAGATATGTTATTCATACTTGCGTTTATATTACTTGCCGTATCGGTATTGATCTACATCAATTCAAAAAAAAGTGGGAGAATTCAGGAATCAAAGTTTTCGCTGATCGGAGTTACAATTGGAAGTCTTCTTGTGCTGGTTCAAATTTTCACTGTTGTTCCTGCTGGAACTGTTGGCGTTGTTGATTTCCTTGGAAGTGTTAGCAATACGACTCTAAAATCTGGTATTAACCTCGTTAATCCATTAGCTAACGTGATCAAGTTCAGTATTAAAACTCAAGAATTAAAAGAGACTATGAATGTTCCGTCAAAAGAGGGACTAAGCGTTCAGCTTGAGATAAGTTTGCTCTACAGTCTTGATCCGGAAAATGCATCAAAGATTTACAAAACTGTTGGAGAGAATTACGAGGAAATTATTATAGTTCCGCAATTCCGCTCGGTTGTCCGCGGCGTAACCTCCGAATACGAAGCGAAAGCTCTTTACACAGAATCTCGTGAACAGTTATCAATGAAGATGAAAGATCAATTAGAAAAGTTAATTGGTCCAAGAGGAATAACCATAGAATCCGCTCCTATGCGACAAATAATTTTACCAGCTGGGCTCACTGCATCTATCGAGCAAAAACTTCAAGCAGAACAAGCAAGTCAACAAATGCAATTTGTTTTGAAAAAAGAAGAACAGGAGGCAGATCGTAAGCGAATCGAAGCTAAGGGTATTGCTGATTTTCAAGAAATTGTTGCAAGAGGTATCAGCCAAAATTATCTGCAGTGGAAAGGTATTGAAGCAACCGAAAAGCTATCGAACTCTACTAACGCTAAAATTGTTATTATTGGAAGCGGGAAAAACGGGTTACCTATTATTTTAAATCAATAA
- a CDS encoding DUF971 domain-containing protein codes for MSTPTKIKLYKQEFLEVTWDNGKVIKYPLKFLRDETPDAGNKGETILWKHYAPQKQEPLKPDSYEIEKIETVGNYAIQIKWKDGYNFGIYSWELLNQFADYLEVRENLHQDFDHHH; via the coding sequence ATGAGCACACCGACAAAAATAAAATTATACAAGCAGGAATTCCTTGAGGTAACATGGGATAACGGCAAAGTAATAAAATACCCTTTAAAATTTTTACGGGATGAAACTCCCGATGCGGGCAATAAAGGAGAAACCATTTTATGGAAACATTATGCGCCGCAAAAACAAGAGCCGTTAAAACCGGATTCTTACGAAATAGAAAAGATTGAAACGGTTGGAAACTATGCGATTCAAATCAAATGGAAAGATGGATACAATTTTGGAATTTATTCTTGGGAATTACTAAATCAGTTTGCCGATTATCTAGAAGTTAGAGAAAATCTTCATCAAGATTTCGATCATCATCACTAG
- a CDS encoding TlpA disulfide reductase family protein, whose protein sequence is MSQKESTEKNKFVGLTKKHRSWIYTGFFIGVIILLFIFNNTDYLFGRSEENGPYPPNYVPSAQKSSALAPDFTLPTTDGKSIKLSDLKGKVVIVDFWATWCPPCRKGIPDLISLKKKYGTKGFEIIGVSVDTETKDEVVPFIKEKGMNYPVVYGNMNVYQQYGGIRAIPTSFVIDKQGKIVASYEGLIPISTYEGHIKKLL, encoded by the coding sequence ATGTCACAAAAAGAATCCACTGAGAAAAATAAATTTGTCGGATTGACCAAAAAACATAGAAGCTGGATTTACACTGGTTTTTTTATAGGCGTAATTATTTTATTGTTCATCTTTAATAACACAGATTATTTATTTGGAAGAAGTGAAGAAAACGGTCCCTATCCGCCTAATTATGTTCCGAGTGCGCAAAAATCATCTGCACTCGCACCAGATTTTACGCTTCCTACAACCGATGGTAAATCAATTAAACTTTCCGATCTAAAAGGTAAGGTAGTAATTGTAGATTTTTGGGCAACTTGGTGTCCGCCGTGCCGCAAAGGAATTCCCGATTTGATTTCTTTGAAGAAAAAATACGGCACAAAAGGATTTGAAATCATCGGGGTTTCGGTTGATACTGAAACCAAAGACGAAGTAGTTCCATTCATAAAAGAAAAGGGAATGAATTATCCTGTGGTCTATGGTAATATGAATGTTTATCAGCAGTACGGAGGAATTCGCGCAATACCAACTTCTTTTGTAATTGATAAGCAGGGAAAGATTGTTGCTTCTTATGAAGGATTAATCCCAATATCAACGTATGAAGGTCATATTAAAAAATTGTTATAA
- a CDS encoding DUF6132 family protein, which yields MIIRKVLPVFGGAAIGFLYYYFIGCRTGTCPISSNPYISTLYGALVGAIWLIPSKKKVEEEKK from the coding sequence ATGATTATAAGAAAAGTTTTACCGGTTTTTGGCGGGGCAGCAATAGGGTTTTTGTATTATTATTTTATTGGATGCCGGACTGGAACTTGTCCAATTTCAAGTAATCCATATATTTCCACCTTGTATGGAGCTCTTGTAGGGGCAATTTGGCTTATTCCATCCAAGAAGAAAGTCGAAGAGGAAAAAAAATAG
- a CDS encoding septal ring lytic transglycosylase RlpA family protein, with protein MKLRLTFYILVFSILIILPACASAPRFTTNGSRFDDRTPSRFENLNQYKDAEVLETVIGVASYYADKYNGLITYNGEVYDMYGLSAAHPTYQMGTVVRVTNLSNDKNVIIKINDRMPYRPDRIIDLSLGVAKELDMLIVGITEVKVEVLEWGTGKK; from the coding sequence ATGAAGCTCAGGCTAACTTTTTATATTTTAGTTTTTAGCATACTAATTATACTTCCGGCTTGTGCGTCAGCTCCCCGTTTTACAACTAACGGTTCACGTTTCGATGACAGAACGCCTTCCCGATTTGAAAATCTTAACCAGTACAAGGATGCAGAGGTATTGGAAACCGTAATCGGGGTGGCCTCCTATTATGCAGATAAATATAACGGACTAATTACATACAACGGCGAAGTTTATGATATGTACGGTCTAAGCGCCGCACATCCAACATATCAAATGGGAACTGTTGTGAGAGTTACCAACCTATCGAATGATAAGAATGTTATCATTAAAATTAACGATAGAATGCCATATCGCCCGGACAGAATAATTGATCTATCCCTGGGAGTTGCCAAGGAACTCGATATGCTGATTGTGGGTATTACGGAAGTAAAAGTTGAGGTGCTTGAGTGGGGAACCGGAAAAAAATAA